The nucleotide sequence GCTGCATCAGCTCGGTTTTGATCATACCCAATTGACGTATCGCTATGCCGCGCGGGACTTCCGGCTGACGGACGTCCACGGGGAAGTCGTGCGGGACCTGCTTGCATGAAGGCCACGGTGACCGAGGCAATCAATCGTCCTGTCGCTGATCGCACCACCCAAACCATGTTTGCCAGAGTGGTGCGATCAATGCGTCGGTTCGTGGCTCTGGCGATCTGGGGCCTGATCGCTGCGAGTCTGCTGCTGCGTTTCACCGTTCAGGATCAGTACCACCGACTGGCGGTCCTCTACTACCTCACACCGCTTCCAACGCTCCCCTTCCTGTTCTTTATGGCCGGGTGTTTGTGGGGAGCCCCCCTCGACGTCAAACCTGCTCGATTTCAGATGACACGCAGGCGACTGAGCTTGATCGCCAGTCTGGTTTGCGCTCTCTGGGTCGTCCGTTCCGAGTTCGTCGTCCGTGCCGCCCCCCCCGGCGAAGCCGAATCCACCGTCGTCTTCTGGAACACAGCTCATCTGGGACGAAGTGTCGATGACCTGGCAGAGAAGCTGATGAGCTGGCAACCCGCCGTGATCGGCCTCGTCGAAGCCGAGGGTTACTACCCGAAAGCGGTGGCCAAATGGCGGAAGGCGCTACCGGATTATCAGATTGCTCCTACCCATTTCGGCGGCCTGCTGGCCGTCAAAGGGACGATTGTCCGCCAGATGAACCACAAGCTGACCCCGTGTTCATGGTGCGACCAGTTCGACCTGATCGTCGGGAGCGACAGTTTCACTCTGCTGCTGGTGGATATCTCGGCCAATCTGAATCTGCCGCGCAATCAACCCCTGCGGGACCTGGCAGACCTGGCCCGAAGTCTCGACGACCGGCCACTGATCATCATGGGC is from Schlesneria sp. DSM 10557 and encodes:
- a CDS encoding endonuclease/exonuclease/phosphatase family protein, which translates into the protein MKATVTEAINRPVADRTTQTMFARVVRSMRRFVALAIWGLIAASLLLRFTVQDQYHRLAVLYYLTPLPTLPFLFFMAGCLWGAPLDVKPARFQMTRRRLSLIASLVCALWVVRSEFVVRAAPPGEAESTVVFWNTAHLGRSVDDLAEKLMSWQPAVIGLVEAEGYYPKAVAKWRKALPDYQIAPTHFGGLLAVKGTIVRQMNHKLTPCSWCDQFDLIVGSDSFTLLLVDISANLNLPRNQPLRDLADLARSLDDRPLIIMGDFNTPDDSPLLNPLRQTCQQAFRERGSGYAATWPMPFPVLTLDQVWFNRQVDVSRCDAHWSVYSDHRPLVSSVSFLREPDAPATAE